In the Blochmannia endosymbiont of Camponotus sp. genome, ACAAATACGGGTTTGCGGAAATTGATGGTATATGTCATGTAAATAATGATTATCAATATATGGAGACAATGAACCCCTAATAAATAATACTGGACCCCACCAAATTTGATACGTATTCCAATCACTAATATGTTTATAATTATCTCTAATAGATGAAACATTGAACATCCAAGATCCTTGACGGAAAGATTTTAATAAAAACAATATTAATGTTCGATCAATAAAATACTGCTGCATAATGTATGCAGCTTCGTCTCTATTTTTTACTCCGGATACATTAATACACTCAATCGCATTAAAAATATTATCATGCTTCCAAATATTATATTTTACTGGCGCTATATCAATAACCACAACCTTACTTACCCGAGTAGCTGCCAACGTACACAGCCTCATCGCAACTTTTCCACCCATTGAGTAACCAATAACTATAAATTGCTCTATGAACAACTGATCAAGTAAGTCCAAAATATCTTTTGCCATTATAGAATAAGTCATAGATTTTGAATGAGGAGAATGACCATGATTACGTAAATCAACTTGCACAACACAACAATACTGAGCTAAGCTCTCAGCAATTATTCCAAGATTGCTAAGATCACCAAAAAGTCCATGGATTAGTACTACTGGCGTTCTCTGATATATAGTTTTAAGAATTCGTAATCTATAATTAAGTTGCATAATATACGTTATGCCAATAATAACAACATTTAGATATTTTATTAATCACAATCAAACAACATATGTTTATTATATATAAAAGTCTCATTTAATCAACATATGCAATTATTTCTTAGATATTAAACCAACGATAATTTTTATAAAATATCGTAATATTTTTGTCTAATTATATAAAATAATCAATTAAGGAGATCTGTATATGCAGAATCACATTCGCGCTGGAAAACTAGCATCACATAATGAAACTATTAATACATCTCAATTAATAACACAATATTATACTTTATCTCCAGATCCAAGCAATGATGCTCATAGTATTGTATTCGGAACATCGGGTCATCGTGGCAGTTCCCAGAAATATAGCTTTAACGAAGCACATATATTAGCAATCAGTCAATCAATTGTGCAAATACGTACACAACAAGGTATAACTGGCCCATGTTATGTTGGAAAAGATACTCACGCTCTTTCCGAGCCAGCATTTATATCTGTACTTGAAGTATTAGCAGCTAATTATATTGACGTTATCGTTCAAAAAAAAAATGGTTATACTCCAACTCCTGCTATTTCTCATGCTATTACTCAATATAACAAAAATCATCATAATAATCATACAAAAAAAGCTGATGGTATCATTATTACATCTTCTCATAATCCACCTGAAGATGGCGGGATAAAATATAACTCAGTATATGGAGGACCAGCTTCTACTAATATTACTCGTGCAATTGAACTAACTGCTAACAGGTTTTTAATAAATAATTTAAAAAATGTACATCGTATGACATTGGATAACGCTTGGAAAAGCGGATATATACATACACAAGATTTTATTTTAAATTATGTAAAAAAACTATCTACAATAATCAATATGAAAGCTATACAAACATCTGGTTTAAAGTTAGGAGTACATCCTTTAGGTGGATCAAGTATAGATTATTGGCAAAATATTGCTCAATATTATCAATTAAATTTAAACTTAATCAGTAAAAAAATTGATAAAACCTTTAGTTTTATGCATCTTGATTATGATGGCTGCATTCGAATGGACTGTTCTTCTAAACTTGCAATGACTGGGGTATTAAAATCGTCTAAAAATTTTGATCTGATTTTAGTTAATGATCCCGACTGTGACAGACATGGTATTATTACTCCTTTTGGTTTAATTAAATCCAATCGTTACCTTACTATTGCAGCTGATTATCTTTTTAACAATCGGCCATTGTGGCGTAATCGTGCATTATCTATAGGAAAAACTTATGTATCTAGTATTATGATAAATCGAGTAGCATATAATCTTAATCGTCAACTATTAGAAGTACCAGTAGGTTTTAAATGGTTTGCAAAAGGATTATTTAATAATCGTTTAGGTTTTGTAGGAGAAGACAGTGCAGGAGCATCTTTTTTAGATTTTTATTGTTCTCCATGGTCTACTGACAAAGATGGAATGATTATGTGTTTATTAGCAGCTGAAATAATTGCTGTTAGCGATAAATCTTTGCAGAAGTATTATGATCAGTTAATTAAAAATTTTGATATATCTAGTTATAATCGCATTCAATTACCTATTAATTACGCACAAAAATCCCTCATTTCTAACACATTGTTTAGTCAAATTAATATGCAAGAATTAGCGAACGATCCTATCATTAGAATCTTAAATATAGTGCCATTAAAAGATCGAATATCCATGGACGGCGTAAAAATAATAACTCACAACGGTTGGGCAGCATGTAGATTATCTGGTACTGAGCCAATATATAAAATTTATTGCGAAAGCCTTTTACATGTTTCTCATAGAGAAAAAATTGAAAGAGAAATAATAGACACCATCCAGTCTATAATAAATTTATCTTGACACAATATGCATAATACATGAGCTAAATAAAATTATTATTCGACAACAATCTCATGTCATTAGTTACTATATTATAGATATTTATAATTTCGAATCTATTTTTCAAATATATTATTCTTAAATAAAAGTCGAATAAATTTGGTAGTCATCGGTACCTTTTTCCATTTATTTTCCGTAGCCATTATATATTAGCTATATAATGGCTACGGAAAATAAATCTTTAACTACAATTTCGCATCGTACCGCATCTATTATTCATCCTATAAAAAATTCATTATATAAAACCATAGTAAATATGAATATTTCAAGATATCCACATCTTTTAAAATAATATTTATATAAGAACTAATAATAAGATAATTTTTTTATTTAATACAATAAAACCCATGTAACCTAAAGTTGTAATTATTACCATATCTAATAACATCTATAGATTAAACCACACTGTATCAGTAGTATTTTCAATATATAAATAAATCTATTATTATTTTTATAAATTATCTTATACATTCTTTAAACTACTATGCTAAATAATTACGATTTACATATATCTATTTAAATGTGATCATAAACACATTTGTTGATAATAAAATCAACAAGATGCATAAAACAAAAATACAATTTATTATTAGTTTTACAATAAATATACAGATAATCCATTATATAAAAGTACAACATAATACACGATCAAAATTAACATACAAACTTATTGTTAAGAATGAACAAAACTTGGTCTTAATACATTCTCAAAATAACACAAATATTAATACTGAATAAAAACTAAAAATATTCTTAGACAAACCAATCTATAACATATTTTACATTCATTAAAATAATTACAAATTTTGTAGTTATTTATATGCTACATGCTTTGTAATCTATAACTTCAATAATTTCTAAAAATTTAATGAAAATACACTAATATTTTTTATTTATTATAAATTTACTATCAATTTAATTATTTTTGTCCATAAACAATAAATTTTTAAAATCTATAAAATTAATAGGCATAATATCAAAATTACAAAATAAAATGTCCACACCAGTTATTAACTTGTATCTTACTAAACTATACATATCTCTTCTTTAAGAAGACTGATGAATACTTCAATTTTTTTACAAAATAAGTATGCCCAACTTTAGCCTATATCAGGATAAGGTGAAAAATAATAAAAAAATTTAATTTGGTGATTATATTATTAGGATTCTGAAATTTTCAGCTTTTTAAAATTTTCACCTTATCCTGATATAGGCTAACAACCAAAGTTATAATTAATCTTTCCCCATTATTATAAAATATATTATTTATCAAACATAAAAACAACTGAATCCATTTCAAATTTTATAATATTATTAAATTGTTAATAATATACAAGATATAGTATTACATATAGGCTTATCATTTGTTATAATACAATGGAGATTAACATAACTTAAAGATTTTAGATTTAAAGATGACATATTATTAAAATAATTATATTTGCAATATAAATCATAATAATAATCATTAGTTATCTGTTGTTGTATGACTTTATATATAAATCATCATCATTATGATGATATGTTTGCCATTATATAACTTAAGAGTATTTATATGATCAAAGAAAATCGAAAACCAATACATTTAAATCTAAGAACCATACAATTCCCTATCACTGCTATTGCTTCCATTTTGCATAGAATCTCAGGAGTGTTGTTATTCATAATCATGGGACCAATTCTTTGGTTATTAAAATTATCTTTATCTTCTAATAACGAATTTTATAAAATTTATAACTTTTTACTAGTAAATTACTATATTTCAAAATTTTTATTTTGGATAACTATAATAGTGATAATTTATCATATAGTCGCTGGCATTCGTCAAATTTTAATGGATTTTGGATATTTGGAGCAAACACTATTAATGGGAAAAATAAGTGTAAAAGTTATATTTATCTTAACTATTTTATTATCTGTTTTAAGTGGAATTTTAATATGGTACCCATTAAATCGACCTTGAAACGTCATGGAGTATATGAATGGTTATTGGTCCGGTTTTCCGCCATTCTAATATTATTATATATTGTATATATATCTATTTTTATTATTTTTACTAATACCTTATCCTATGATGAATGGTATGATTTCTTTGGTAAAAACACCACCAAAATTTTTAGCATAATGGCCCTAATTTCCGCTTTAAGTCATACTTGGATTGGCATACATCATGTGTTAGAAGATTATATAAAATCAATTATATTAAGACGAATAAGCATATGGATAACCAATTCTGTATTATTCATATACCTATTATTAGGAATAATTATTATTTGGAGTGTATAGATGCGCCATCATATACCAATTAAAGAATTTTTTTCTGTTGTCATTGGAGCTGGCGGAGCAGGTATGCGCGTTGCCCTGCAAATTTCTAAAATGGGATTCTCTTGTGCCCTAATATCCAAAGTATTCCCTACACGTTCGCATACAGTGTCGGCTCAAGGAGGAATTACAGTTGCTCTTGGTAATAATCACGAAGATAATTGGCAATGGCATATGTATGATACTATTAAAGGATCTGATTATATAGGCGACCAACATGCCATTGAATACATGTGCAAAACAGGACCCAAAGCAGTCTTAGAATTAGAACATATGGGATTACCATTTTCTAGGTTAAAAAACGGTCGCATTTACCAACGTCCATTTGGAGGACAAACTTTACATTATGGCAAAAAACAAGCAGCGCGCACCGCTGCAGCTGCTGATCGTACTGGACATGCGCTATTACATACTTTATATCAACAGAATTTGAAAAATAAAACAACTATATTCTCAGAATGGTACGCATTAGATTTAGTACAAAACCAAGACGGAAGAATACTAGGTTGCACTGCTTTTTCTATTGAAACAGGAGAATTAGTATATTTCAAAGCACGCGCTACAGTACTTGCGACTGGAGGTGGAGGACGTATTTATCAATCCACTACTAATGCTCATATAAACACCGGGGATGGAATTGGAATGATATTGCGTGCAGGTATTCCTGCTCAAGATATGGAAATGTGGCAATTTCATCCTACTGGTATAGCTGGCGTTGGAATTTTAGTAAGTGAAGGATGCCGTGGTGAAGGGGGGTATCTTTTAAATATTTTAGGAGAAAGATTTATGGAACGATATGCGCCTAAAGCAAAAGATTTAGCTAGTAGAGATGTAGTAGCTCGAGCAATTATGCTAGAAATTCAAGAAGGTCGAGGTTATTCAGGCACATGCGGTCCCCATGTCAAATTAAAGATAGATCATTTAGGCAAAGAATTACTAGAATTACGATTACCTGGTATTTTAGAATTAGTGCGTACTTTTTCCTATATAGACCCTGTAAAAGAATTAATTCCAGTGTTTCCAACTTGTCATTACATGATGGGTGGTATCCCTACGACAATACACGGAGAAGTAATCACTATAAATGATTCAGGCATAGATACAACAGTACCAGGTTTATTTGCAGTTGGAGAAACTGCTTGCGTATCAGTACATGGTGCAAATCGACTCGGTGGAAATTCTTTGCTAGATTTGATCGTATTTGGGCATGCCACTGGAGCATATATACAATCATATTTATCAGAAGAAGAATGGCCAGTTCGTGGACCTACCGATTCTGATATTGAAATATCATTAGCCCGTTATATTCGTTGGAATAATAATAAATCAAGCGAAAAAGAAGACCCAGTAACAATACGTCAGGATTTGCAATTGTGTATGCAAAATAATTTTTCTGTTTTTAAAGAAAAAGAAAAAATGTTAAAAGGTTTATCAGAACTAAAAGAAATACGTAATCGATTAAATTATGCTACTCTAAGCGATAAATCTTACACATTCAATACACAACGTGTTGAATGTTTAGAATTGGATAATTTATTAGAAACTGCTTATGTAACCGCCATGGCTTCAATTTTTAGAACTGAAAGCAGAGGAGCTCACAGTCGTTATGATTTCCCTACGCGTGATGATAAAAATTGGCTATGTCATACATTGTATTTACCAAAAAATGACCTTATGATCCGTCGTAATGTAAATATGCAACCAAAATTTCGTCCTCCTTTTCCTCCAAAAATCCGTGTATATTAAAAATAGAGTCTTAACGTATGAAAATTAAATTTTCTATTTATCGTTATCATCCTGAATTCAATAAAAATCCTTATATGAAAAATTATACTCTTAATTTATTACATGCAAAAAATATGACGTTATTAGATGCTTTAATCAAATTAAAAGAACAGGACCCAACTTTAACATTTCGTCGTTCTTGTAGAGAAGGAGTATGTGGTTCTGATGGAATGAATATAAATGGCACAAACAATCTAGCATGTGTCACTTCCCTAACAAAATTATATGATGATAATCATCATAATGTAATTGTAGTACATCCATTGCCTGGATTTCCAATAATTCGTGATTTAGTAGTAGATATGAGTCAATTTTACCTTCAATATGAAAAAGTACAACCGTTTCTAATTAATGATCACTCCAATCAACAATCTAAATTGTCACACGAATATTTACAATCTCCAGAGGAGCGCTCTAAATTAGATGGATCTTATGAATGTATATTATGTGCGTGTTGCTCCAGTTCTTGCCCCTCTTTTTGGTGGAATCCGGATAAATTCATTGGTCCCGCTGGATTATTAACATTATATCGTTTTTTAATGGATAGCCGGGATACTAATCATAAAGAAAGACTGAAGAATTTTAAAGATTCTTTTAGCGTTTTTCGTTGTCATAACATTATGAATTGCGTTAATGTATGTCCTAAAAAATTAAATCCAGCTAAAGCCATAGGTCATATTAAACGAATATTAGCAAAAAATGCAATAAGCATTAAATAACATAAAATGCAAATAATAATAACTATTAAAAAATAATTTAAAATAACATACAGATAAAAATTTAATGAAAATATCAACATTATCCGTACACAATTATAACAATTAATATAGTTAAAAATCAATTTATTAATAGTATAATGCTTTATCAAATTAGTTAATTTAACATTAGGTATTTAGACATTAAAAATATAAATATAACAGAATACAAGGATTTTTGTAATGTATAATAACACACTAAAACAATGGTTAGATTCCTCTTATTTGTCAAAAAATAATCAGTCTTACATAGAGCAAACTTATAAGGATTTTTTAAAAAATCCTAATTCTGTAGATTCTAGTTGGATAAAAATCTTCAAACAATTATTTATTGAAAAAAAATATGAACATAAATTTCTTGATAATTTAACAAATAATACCTATATTCAACTAAAAAATAAAACTATACCTAATGAATCATATATCAAAACTAATACGTACTGCAGCAATATTACTTATACACAGATAGCACAATTGATAAATTCTTTTAGAACATATGGGCATCAACATTCTACATTAGACCCTTTAAGATTATGGAAGCATATATCTAAAAATAATCTTTTAAACTTAAAAAATTATAATTTCTCCTTGCAAAATATTCACAAAAAATTCGATATGAAAATTTTTGGAATAAACAAAGAGTCAATGACTTTATCAGAAATATATCAATTCCTTAAAAAAACTTATTGCGACTCTATAGGCATAGAATATATGCATATTCTTGATATAGATATAATGCTGTGGATTCAAAATTATTTTGAATCCACAGCAGGAATATTTGATTTTAATTCTGATGAAAAAAAACAATTTCTTAAAGAAATAATTGCAGCAGAAGGAATAGAACGCTATTTAGCAACGAAATTTCCAGGAGTTAAAAGATTTTCATTAGAAGGAGGTGATGCTTTAATTCCTATGTTAAAAGAAATTATACGTTATTCCGTCTGTCATCAGAATATTAAAGAAATATTTTTAGGAATGGCTCATCGTGGGCGCCTAAATGTTTTAATTAATGTTTTAGGCAAAAACCCTCAAGATTTATTTAATGAATTTTCCGATAAACACCAAACTACATTTGGAAGTGGTGATGTCAAATATCATCAAGGATTTTACTCAGATATTACGGTTAATAAACAAATTATACATTTATCTTTATTATGCAATCCTTCCCACCTCGAAATTGTTAGCCCAGTAGTCATGGGGTGTGCTAGAGCACGAATTGATCAACTACTTAAAAAATCGACCTATAACAATGACAAAAAAGAACATAACACAGTACTTCCGATCTCAATACATGGAGATGCAGCAATCAGTGCGCAAGGAATAGTTCAAGAAACTTTTAATATGTCTAAAGCTGATGCGTATGACGTAGGAGGAACAGTACATATTATTATCAATAATCAAATAGGATTTACAACATCGAATATCCATGATATTCGTTCTACACAGTATTGTACAGATATTGCAAAAATGATACAAGCTCCTATCTTTCATGTTAATGCGGATGATGTAGACTCCGTTATTTATGTTACTCGTGTTGCGTTAAATTTTCGTAATACTTTCAAACGTGATGTAATGATTGATCTAATTTGTTATCGTAGACATGGACATAA is a window encoding:
- the sdhC gene encoding succinate dehydrogenase, cytochrome b556 subunit; protein product: MIKENRKPIHLNLRTIQFPITAIASILHRISGVLLFIIMGPILWLLKLSLSSNNEFYKIYNFLLVNYYISKFLFWITIIVIIYHIVAGIRQILMDFGYLEQTLLMGKISVKVIFILTILLSVLSGILIWYPLNRP
- a CDS encoding succinate dehydrogenase iron-sulfur subunit: MKIKFSIYRYHPEFNKNPYMKNYTLNLLHAKNMTLLDALIKLKEQDPTLTFRRSCREGVCGSDGMNINGTNNLACVTSLTKLYDDNHHNVIVVHPLPGFPIIRDLVVDMSQFYLQYEKVQPFLINDHSNQQSKLSHEYLQSPEERSKLDGSYECILCACCSSSCPSFWWNPDKFIGPAGLLTLYRFLMDSRDTNHKERLKNFKDSFSVFRCHNIMNCVNVCPKKLNPAKAIGHIKRILAKNAISIK
- a CDS encoding phosphoglucomutase encodes the protein MQNHIRAGKLASHNETINTSQLITQYYTLSPDPSNDAHSIVFGTSGHRGSSQKYSFNEAHILAISQSIVQIRTQQGITGPCYVGKDTHALSEPAFISVLEVLAANYIDVIVQKKNGYTPTPAISHAITQYNKNHHNNHTKKADGIIITSSHNPPEDGGIKYNSVYGGPASTNITRAIELTANRFLINNLKNVHRMTLDNAWKSGYIHTQDFILNYVKKLSTIINMKAIQTSGLKLGVHPLGGSSIDYWQNIAQYYQLNLNLISKKIDKTFSFMHLDYDGCIRMDCSSKLAMTGVLKSSKNFDLILVNDPDCDRHGIITPFGLIKSNRYLTIAADYLFNNRPLWRNRALSIGKTYVSSIMINRVAYNLNRQLLEVPVGFKWFAKGLFNNRLGFVGEDSAGASFLDFYCSPWSTDKDGMIMCLLAAEIIAVSDKSLQKYYDQLIKNFDISSYNRIQLPINYAQKSLISNTLFSQINMQELANDPIIRILNIVPLKDRISMDGVKIITHNGWAACRLSGTEPIYKIYCESLLHVSHREKIEREIIDTIQSIINLS
- the sdhD gene encoding succinate dehydrogenase, hydrophobic membrane anchor protein, coding for MVPIKSTLKRHGVYEWLLVRFSAILILLYIVYISIFIIFTNTLSYDEWYDFFGKNTTKIFSIMALISALSHTWIGIHHVLEDYIKSIILRRISIWITNSVLFIYLLLGIIIIWSV
- the sdhA gene encoding succinate dehydrogenase flavoprotein subunit — translated: MRHHIPIKEFFSVVIGAGGAGMRVALQISKMGFSCALISKVFPTRSHTVSAQGGITVALGNNHEDNWQWHMYDTIKGSDYIGDQHAIEYMCKTGPKAVLELEHMGLPFSRLKNGRIYQRPFGGQTLHYGKKQAARTAAAADRTGHALLHTLYQQNLKNKTTIFSEWYALDLVQNQDGRILGCTAFSIETGELVYFKARATVLATGGGGRIYQSTTNAHINTGDGIGMILRAGIPAQDMEMWQFHPTGIAGVGILVSEGCRGEGGYLLNILGERFMERYAPKAKDLASRDVVARAIMLEIQEGRGYSGTCGPHVKLKIDHLGKELLELRLPGILELVRTFSYIDPVKELIPVFPTCHYMMGGIPTTIHGEVITINDSGIDTTVPGLFAVGETACVSVHGANRLGGNSLLDLIVFGHATGAYIQSYLSEEEWPVRGPTDSDIEISLARYIRWNNNKSSEKEDPVTIRQDLQLCMQNNFSVFKEKEKMLKGLSELKEIRNRLNYATLSDKSYTFNTQRVECLELDNLLETAYVTAMASIFRTESRGAHSRYDFPTRDDKNWLCHTLYLPKNDLMIRRNVNMQPKFRPPFPPKIRVY
- a CDS encoding alpha/beta fold hydrolase, producing the protein MQLNYRLRILKTIYQRTPVVLIHGLFGDLSNLGIIAESLAQYCCVVQVDLRNHGHSPHSKSMTYSIMAKDILDLLDQLFIEQFIVIGYSMGGKVAMRLCTLAATRVSKVVVIDIAPVKYNIWKHDNIFNAIECINVSGVKNRDEAAYIMQQYFIDRTLILFLLKSFRQGSWMFNVSSIRDNYKHISDWNTYQIWWGPVLFIRGSLSPYIDNHYLHDIYHQFPQTRICMISHASHWVHWDNPSHVLSAINEFIIH